In Desulfotignum phosphitoxidans DSM 13687, a single window of DNA contains:
- a CDS encoding type II toxin-antitoxin system RelE/ParE family toxin: MTKHFAKWADKHKIPEDEIALALKEMQAFKEFAKILLGFSRKEIELAIKNGVLIEVTL; this comes from the coding sequence ATGACCAAACACTTTGCCAAATGGGCAGACAAACACAAAATCCCTGAAGATGAAATCGCCTTGGCCTTAAAAGAAATGCAGGCATTCAAGGAATTTGCAAAGATACTTCTTGGTTTTTCGAGAAAAGAAATTGAACTTGCCATAAAAAATGGCGTCTTAATCGAGGTGACATTATGA
- a CDS encoding WYL domain-containing protein, translating into MRKPADLSPTLQTGYSAIPGRFTGILLSSQRRVAPYNIWFAGDTFYMTGLCHMRHEIRIRTA; encoded by the coding sequence ATGCGAAAACCGGCAGATCTGTCGCCGACATTGCAGACAGGCTATAGTGCCATACCCGGAAGGTTTACAGGGATCTTATTGTCCTCCCAACGCCGGGTGGCTCCCTATAATATCTGGTTTGCCGGCGACACCTTCTACATGACCGGCCTTTGTCACATGCGCCATGAGATCCGGATCAGGACTGCCTGA
- a CDS encoding helix-turn-helix domain-containing protein, with amino-acid sequence MRESIAESIMSTVRDLEKIGLVDDITMRNIENLCISEVPEYTPEKIVCIRKKFKLSQAALASVFNISPSTVKKWEQGVKKPAGASRKLLDIMERKGLEALM; translated from the coding sequence ATGAGAGAATCCATAGCCGAATCCATTATGAGTACAGTCAGAGATTTAGAAAAAATCGGGCTGGTGGATGATATAACGATGAGAAACATCGAGAATCTCTGCATTTCTGAGGTACCGGAATATACGCCCGAAAAAATCGTCTGTATCAGGAAAAAATTCAAACTGAGCCAAGCGGCTTTAGCCAGCGTTTTCAACATAAGCCCGTCCACTGTGAAAAAATGGGAACAAGGAGTTAAAAAACCAGCCGGTGCATCAAGGAAATTATTGGATATTATGGAGCGTAAAGGATTAGAAGCACTGATGTAG
- a CDS encoding HEPN domain-containing protein, which translates to MNMDIHIKFWIESSEDDFQAMIHLCKKGHNTWALFIGHLVLEKLLKAWFIKTNSSNPPFIHDLVRLSEKGNLVLDDEQKDMLDTISTFNIRGRYDDYKKEFYNKCTNAFTQEWVQNISEFKTWINNKLQE; encoded by the coding sequence ATGAATATGGATATACATATCAAATTCTGGATTGAAAGTTCTGAAGATGACTTTCAGGCGATGATTCATCTGTGTAAAAAAGGTCACAACACTTGGGCTTTATTCATTGGACACCTAGTTCTGGAAAAATTGTTGAAAGCCTGGTTTATCAAAACGAATTCGAGTAATCCTCCTTTTATCCATGACCTTGTGCGGCTGTCGGAAAAAGGAAATCTGGTGCTGGATGATGAGCAGAAAGATATGCTGGACACCATATCGACTTTCAATATTCGTGGACGATATGATGACTACAAAAAAGAATTTTATAATAAATGCACGAATGCGTTTACACAAGAATGGGTTCAAAATATTTCGGAGTTCAAAACATGGATAAACAACAAGCTTCAAGAATAG
- a CDS encoding addiction module protein, producing MHFSIPLEQMSVEDKLQAIEEIWADLAGTPENIPSPSWHGDFLRAREKRISEGRSHFLDIAEAKKAVREQLK from the coding sequence ATGCACTTTAGCATTCCATTGGAACAAATGAGCGTCGAGGACAAACTACAGGCGATCGAAGAAATTTGGGCAGACCTTGCCGGTACACCAGAGAATATACCCTCTCCATCCTGGCATGGAGATTTTTTACGCGCTCGAGAAAAGCGCATCTCTGAAGGGAGATCACATTTTCTCGATATTGCGGAAGCCAAAAAAGCTGTGAGAGAACAACTCAAGTGA
- a CDS encoding type II toxin-antitoxin system RelE/ParE family toxin: MKKLCTKWFKKWAEKALIKRSHLIEAIDNIEKGLSVADLGNNLFKIRVKRSGQGKRSGFRTIVAYRKEDRAIFLYGFGKNEKSNIEKAELHYLKKLGNDLLAIDVQQLEGFLEKQILFDLEVLK, from the coding sequence ATGAAAAAACTATGTACAAAATGGTTTAAAAAATGGGCTGAAAAGGCACTAATAAAAAGATCCCATCTTATCGAAGCCATTGATAATATTGAAAAAGGACTATCAGTTGCCGATTTGGGCAATAACCTGTTCAAAATCCGTGTGAAACGAAGTGGGCAAGGAAAACGTTCTGGATTCAGAACAATAGTCGCTTACAGAAAAGAGGACAGAGCTATTTTCCTTTATGGATTTGGGAAAAATGAAAAATCAAATATTGAAAAGGCAGAACTACATTATTTAAAAAAATTGGGGAATGATTTACTTGCAATTGATGTCCAACAACTTGAAGGCTTTTTGGAAAAGCAAATATTGTTTGATCTGGAGGTGTTAAAATGA